The following are from one region of the Quercus robur chromosome 1, dhQueRobu3.1, whole genome shotgun sequence genome:
- the LOC126703635 gene encoding uncharacterized protein LOC126703635: MGSKDIKVEDTDKKFPHWYQMRPQIGLRNTLIWFFLIVSMLYVIYSTNFILTSEQHKCPTSLGSSIGQHLQTITNASSTNEKDLKDEVVQPLLPQKSQRYDTELKHIVFGIAASSNLWEKRKEYIKVWWKPKVTRGVVWLDKKVTTRINEGLPEIQISGDTSKYKYTNRQGQRSALRISRVVSETLRLGFKDVRWFVMGDDDTVFMVDNVVRILSKYDHRQFYYVGSSSESHLQNIYFSYAMAYGGGGFAISYPLAKELAKMQDHCIQQYPALYGSDDRIQACMSELGVPLTREPGFHQYDVYGNLLGLLGAHPVTPLVSLHHLDVVEPIFPRMTQLKALQHLTQSIQLDSASIMQQSICYDKKRYWSISISWGYAVQILRGVISPRELEMPTRTFLNWYRKADYTAYAFNTRPVSRHPCQKPFIYYMSTSRYDRSRKQIIGIYYRDKSRPPYCRWKMESPEKIDSIVVIKRPDPLRWQKSPRRDCCRVMPSQKSSTMYLWVDNCREGEISQF, translated from the exons ATGGGAAGCAAGGACATCAAAGTTGAAGACACTGACAAAAAGTTTCCACATTGGTACCAAATGAGACCACAAATAGGCTTGAGAAACACCCTCATTTGGTTCTTCCTCATCGTCTCCATGCTCTACGTTATCTACTCCACTAATTTCATCCTCACCAGTGAACAACATAAATGTCCCACCTCTTTAGGTTCCTCCATAGGACAACATCTTCAAACGATCACCAACGCATCTTCCACCAATGAAAAAGACTTAAAAGATGAAGTCGTGCAACCTCTACTTCCACAAAAATCCCAAAGATATGACACTGAACTCAAACACATTGTTTTTGGGATAGCAGCCTCATCAAATTTAtgggaaaagagaaaggaataCATAAAAGTATGGTGGAAGCCTAAGGTAACTAGAGGGGTGGTTTGGTTAGATAAAAAAGTGACTACTAGAATAAATGAAGGGCTACCGGAGATTCAGATCTCTGGGGATACTTCAAAATATAAGTACACAAACCGGCAGGGACAGAGATCAGCATTGAGAATTTCAAGAGTGGTTTCTGAGACATTGAGGCTTGGGTTTAAAGATGTTAGATGGTTTGTGATGGGTGATGATGACACGGTTTTTATGGTGGATAATGTTGTGAGGATACTTTCCAAGTATGATCATAGGCAGTTCTATTATGTTGGGAGCTCATCAGAGAGTCATCTTCAGAATATATATTTCTCATATGCCATGGCCTATGGTGGGGGTGGATTTGCTATAAGCTATCCTCTGGCCAAGGAGTTGGCAAAGATGCAGGATCATTGCATTCAGCAGTACCCAGCTTTATATGGCAGTGATGACAGAATTCAGGCTTGCATGTCGGAGCTAGGAGTACCACTTACCAGGGAACCTGGCTTTCATCAG TATGATGTCTATGGAAACTTATTAGGCCTTTTAGGAGCCCATCCTGTCACTCCATTGGTGTCATTACACCACCTTGATGTGGTGGAACCAATATTTCCACGCATGACCCAACTCAAAGCCCTCCAACATCTCACACAATCCATCCAGCTTGATTCAGCTAGTATAATGCAACAATCAATCTGCTATGACAAAAAGCGATATTGGTCCATCTCCATCTCATGGGGTTATGCGGTTCAAATCTTAAGGGGAGTGATTTCTCCCAGAGAACTAGAGATGCCTACAAGAACCTTTCTCAATTGGTACAGAAAAGCTGATTATACAGCATATGCATTCAACACTAGGCCTGTGAGCAGGCATCCTTGTCAGAAGCCCTTCATTTATTACATGAGCACCTCTCGATATGATCGATCCAGGAAGCAAATAATTGGGATTTACTATCGTGATAAATCCCGGCCTCCTTACTGTCGGTGGAAAATGGAGTCACCAGAAAAAATTGATTCCATTGTAGTCATCAAAAGACCAGATCCTCTACGCTGGCAGAAG TCACCAAGAAGAGATTGTTGTAGAGTTATGCCATCACAAAAGAGCTCAACAATGTACTTATGGGTAGACAATTGCCGTGAAGGCGAGATTAGTCAGTTTTAA